A genomic region of Zea mays cultivar B73 chromosome 6, Zm-B73-REFERENCE-NAM-5.0, whole genome shotgun sequence contains the following coding sequences:
- the LOC100384483 gene encoding ALA-interacting subunit 1-like, with translation MSSESDSLASRRSKKPKYSKFTQQELPACKPMLTPGIVIGAFSLIGVFFVPIGLASLSASHNIVEVIDRYDAECVSANDKVGFIQDTKTDKACTRKITVPKPMKGPIHIYYQLENFYQNHRRYVKSRNDMQLRNKGDASTIANCEPEATSEDGGKPIVPCGLIAWSLFNDTYSFSLNSKAVQVNKKNIAWDSDKIKKFGSDVYPSNFQKGGLIGGAKLDEKIPLSEQEDLIVWMRTAALPTFRKLYGRIEADAMASDEITVVIQNNYNTYSFGGTKALVLSTTSWIGGRNNFIGVAYVAIGGVCLFLALAFVILYVIKPRALGDPSYLSWNRENPDHPN, from the exons ATGAGTTCCGAGAGCGACTCCTTGGCCTCACGGCGGTCCAAGAAACCCAAGT ATTCCAAGTTTACCCAGCAGGAGCTTCCAGCATGCAAGCCAATGTTAACTCCTGGAATC GTCATCGGTGCTTTCTCGCTCATCGGTGTCTTCTTCGTCCCGATCGGCCTCGCTTCGCTATCCGCGTCTCATAAC ATCGTTGAGGTGATAGATCGATATGACGCCGAGTGTGTGTCCGCCAACGACAAGGTCGGCTTCATCCAGGACACCAAGACCGACAAGGCGTGCACAAGAAAGATCACC GTGCCAAAGCCGATGAAAGGGCCGATACACATATACTACCAGCTCGAGAATTTCTATCAGAACCATCGACG GTACGTGAAGAGCCGTAACGACATGCAGCTGCGGAACAAGGGCGACGCGAGCACGATCGCCAACTGCGAGCCCGAGGCCACCAGCGAGGACGGCGGCAAGCCCATCGTGCCCTGCGGCCTCATCGCCTGGAGCCTGTTCAACGACACCTACTCCTTCTCGCTCAACAGCAAGGCCGTCCAGGTGAACAAGAAGAACATCGCCTGGGACAGCGACAAGATCAAGAAGTTCGGCAGCGATGTCTACCCCAGCAACTTCCAGAAAGGGGGGCTCATCGGTGGTGCTAAACTGGACGAGAAAATACCA ctgAGTGAGCAGGAGGACCTGATCGTGTGGATGCGGACCGCCGCGCTCCCGACGTTCAGGAAGCTGTACGGCAGGATCGAGGCGGACGCCATGGCGAGCGACGAGATCACGGTGGTGATCCAGAACAACTACAACACGTACAGCTTCGGGGGCACCAAGGCGCTGGTGCTGTCCACCACGTCGTGGATCGGCGGCAGGAACAACTTCATCGGCGTCGCCTACGTCGCCATCGGCGGCGTCTGCCTCTTCCTCGCCCTGGCCTTCGTCATCCTCTACGTCATCAAGCCAAG ggcGCTTGGAGACCCATCGTACTTGTCATGGAACAGAGAGAACCCAGACCATCCCAACTGA
- the LOC100280972 gene encoding uncharacterized protein isoform X1: MAPPLLSPPLLADALATPPRSFLCSRPTRQLPTVGLAGAVRGDRGRWSVRRRDPRVFATSTEADRERSEEDVADDYYSVLGVMPDATPEEIKKAYYSCMKECHPDLSGDHPDVTNFCMFINEVYSVLSDPAQRAVYDEIHGYTATAINPFFDDSAPKDHVFVDEFTCIGCKNCANICPGVFQIEEDFGRSRVYSQSGSTELIQDAIDSCPVDCIHWTSAAQLSLLENEMRRVERVNVGLMLAGMGASINVFRMASARWEKRQAKVLEKARTRMVKQETSDTRSSWSEVWASSPPRDDQSNGGNDGEASERAKRAAAAARRWREFSRRGADRPPTHKLPEAVGNKD; the protein is encoded by the exons ATGGCGCCCCCTCTCCTCTCGCCACCGCTGCTTGCCGACGCACTCGCGACGCCGCCGCGGTCTTTCCTCTGCTCCCGCCCAACGCGGCAACTGCCAACCGTCGGGCTCGCCGGAGCCGTACGTGGCGACCGGGGGAGATGGAGTGTGCGGAGAAGGGATCCCAGGGTATTTGCCACCTCCACGGAAGCGGATCGTGAAAGGTCGGAGGAGGATGTCGCCGACGATTACTATTCCGTTCTGGGTGTG ATGCCAGATGCAACCCCTGAGGAAATTAAGAAGGCATACTACAGTTGCATGAAGGAGTGCCACCCTGACCTTAGCGGGGACCACCCTGACGTGACAAACTTCTGCATGTTCATCAACGAAGTTTACTCG GTGTTGAGTGATCCAGCACAGCGTGCTGTGTATGATGAGATCCATGGGTACACAGCAACAGCAATCAACCCTTTCTTTGATGACAGTGCACCGAAGGATCATGTGTTCGTTGATGAGTTTACCTGCATTG GATGTAAAAACTGTGCCAATATTTGCCCTGGAGTCTTTCAAATTGAGGAAGACTTTGGGAGGTCAAGAGTCTATTCCCAGTCAGGTAGCACAGAGCTAATTCAAGATGCCATTGATAGTTG CCCAGTTGATTGTATTCACTGGACTTCCGCTGCACAGCTGTCACTCCTCGAGAACGAGATGCGTAGAGTAGAGAGGGTGAAT GTTGGTTTGATGCTTGCTGGTATGGGAGCTTCCATCAATGTTTTCCGGATG GCAAGTGCTCGTTGGGAAAAGAGGCAAGCAAAAGTCTTG GAGAAAGCCAGAACACGGATGGTGAAACAGGAGACGTCAGACACGAGGAGCTCTTGGAGCGAGGTCTGGGCATCATCCCCACCACGAGACGACCAAAGCAACGGCGGTAATG ATGGGGAAGCATCGGAGAGGGCCAAGAGAGCAGCAGCTGCTGCCAGGCGGTGGCGAGAGTTCTCCAGGCGAGGTGCGGACAGGCCTCCAACGCACAAGCTTCCCGAGGCAGTGGGCAACAaggattag
- the LOC100280972 gene encoding uncharacterized protein LOC100280972, whose protein sequence is MAPPLLSPPLLADALATPPRSFLCSRPTRQLPTVGLAGAVRGDRGRWSVRRRDPRVFATSTEADRERSEEDVADDYYSVLGVMPDATPEEIKKAYYSCMKECHPDLSGDHPDVTNFCMFINEVYSVLSDPAQRAVYDEIHGYTATAINPFFDDSAPKDHVFVDEFTCIGCKNCANICPGVFQIEEDFGRSRVYSQSGSTELIQDAIDSCPVDCIHWTSAAQLSLLENEMRRVERVNVGLMLAGMGASINVFRMASARWEKRQAKVLEKARTRMVKQETSDTRSSWSEVWASSPPRDDQSNGDGEASERAKRAAAAARRWREFSRRGADRPPTHKLPEAVGNKD, encoded by the exons ATGGCGCCCCCTCTCCTCTCGCCACCGCTGCTTGCCGACGCACTCGCGACGCCGCCGCGGTCTTTCCTCTGCTCCCGCCCAACGCGGCAACTGCCAACCGTCGGGCTCGCCGGAGCCGTACGTGGCGACCGGGGGAGATGGAGTGTGCGGAGAAGGGATCCCAGGGTATTTGCCACCTCCACGGAAGCGGATCGTGAAAGGTCGGAGGAGGATGTCGCCGACGATTACTATTCCGTTCTGGGTGTG ATGCCAGATGCAACCCCTGAGGAAATTAAGAAGGCATACTACAGTTGCATGAAGGAGTGCCACCCTGACCTTAGCGGGGACCACCCTGACGTGACAAACTTCTGCATGTTCATCAACGAAGTTTACTCG GTGTTGAGTGATCCAGCACAGCGTGCTGTGTATGATGAGATCCATGGGTACACAGCAACAGCAATCAACCCTTTCTTTGATGACAGTGCACCGAAGGATCATGTGTTCGTTGATGAGTTTACCTGCATTG GATGTAAAAACTGTGCCAATATTTGCCCTGGAGTCTTTCAAATTGAGGAAGACTTTGGGAGGTCAAGAGTCTATTCCCAGTCAGGTAGCACAGAGCTAATTCAAGATGCCATTGATAGTTG CCCAGTTGATTGTATTCACTGGACTTCCGCTGCACAGCTGTCACTCCTCGAGAACGAGATGCGTAGAGTAGAGAGGGTGAAT GTTGGTTTGATGCTTGCTGGTATGGGAGCTTCCATCAATGTTTTCCGGATG GCAAGTGCTCGTTGGGAAAAGAGGCAAGCAAAAGTCTTG GAGAAAGCCAGAACACGGATGGTGAAACAGGAGACGTCAGACACGAGGAGCTCTTGGAGCGAGGTCTGGGCATCATCCCCACCACGAGACGACCAAAGCAACGGCG ATGGGGAAGCATCGGAGAGGGCCAAGAGAGCAGCAGCTGCTGCCAGGCGGTGGCGAGAGTTCTCCAGGCGAGGTGCGGACAGGCCTCCAACGCACAAGCTTCCCGAGGCAGTGGGCAACAaggattag